The genomic window GGTGGGAGAAGGCGCGGTCAATGCCAATCAATGTGCCAGTGACGCGATCATGCTTGGTCGCCCGCTGTTGGCTCAACAGGCCTGGGATGTGATCGTCGCCGCTCGCACTCTTTCGCAGCAGGAAGGTTTTGGCGAAGTGGCCGTGTATGGACGTGGCAGTAGCGGTTTGACTACCCTGCTTGCAGCAGCCCTCTCCGATCATCTCGACGCGGTGGTCACCGAACGCACGCTTGGCAGCTTTGTCGATGCGATCGCCGATCCCTTGCCGCAACCGCAGTGGGTCTACGCTCCGAACATCCTCAAGGTGGCCGATGTATCGCAACTAGCGGCGCTGTGTGCCCCTCGCCCGCTGATGTTCGTTAGCCCGGTGGATGACAAACAGAAGGAACTCTCGGAGGAACGTCGCAAACGGTTGTTGGACACGGTGCAGTCCGGTTACAACGCCACCAGCGCCAAGTCGGCGGTTCAGCTTGCAGCGGGCAAGGACGCCGAACAAGCGGCGGCCGATTTTCTAATTCGTGCGCTCACCGAGTAGCCCGTTCGTTCCATCAGCCGCAGGGCGCGAGCCCATGGTTCCCGCCCTGGTCGCTGCGCGTGGGAACCGATCGCTGGTGGCTTTTCATGTCATAGGCTTGCCGGTTGAAATTTTGAACGATTCTGGCCGGGAAACGCAGGCACTGTCCACGCGCTCACTTGCCTACGATGCCGCTCGATTAGCGCTAAAAAATTCTTGCTTTTGTCTTGTTTGGCGACATCTTGCGCGTTAAGTTTTTAACGTGTGGTGAATGCTGGTTAGGTTTTCTGACCGGCAGCAACCTGTCCAGCCGCTGATGTCTTTTCGTTCGAAGGGGCCGTGATGCCAGAGCCACCGAAGCTGAGTCGCCGTGAGCGACAGATTATGGATGCCGTGTTTGCTTTGGGGGAAGCGACCGTCAAGCAGGTCGTCGAAGCGATCAGCGATGCGCCGACGGCCATGGCGGTCCGCCGGATGATGCACATCCTGGAAGAAAAAGGGCACTTGAAGCGGCGGGAAAGCGGCCGCACCGTGATCTACAGTCCGCGTGAGCCGCGGGTCAAAGCCGGTCGCAGCGCGCTGCAAAATGTGTTGGAGACGTTTTTTGGTGGCTCGCTAGAGGAAGCCCTAGCAGCTCACCTGCATTCGCGAAAAGAAGAAATCAGTGACGAAGAACAATCGCGGCTGATTGCCTTAATCGAACAAGCCAAGAGGGAGGGACGTTAGTATGAGCCTTCAATACCTTTTAAACGCCACGGTTGTAAGTGCGTTCAGTGCTTCTGGATGGTGGCTGGTCGATGCCGCCATCAAGGGTGCAGCCCTGTTGGTCATGGCAGCAACGGTTGCCTTGGCATTGCGTCGCGATTCCGCGGCGACGCGACACTGGGTGTGGTTTGTTGCCATCGTCGCCCTGCTTCTGGTGCCATGGATGTCTGTGCTCTTGCCGCAGTGGCGCGTGCTGCCGGCGTGGGCAACGATCTCCGATACCAATCGTATTAGCACGCAAATTCAAATTGTTGACCCCATGGAAAGCGTTTCGGTGGAAGCGTTACCGATGGAATCCTTCACGTCACCTCCGCGCACGCTCGGTCCACTCGCTAACCTGCCGACAGACGTTGCTGAGGAGCCGTCATCCAAGCTTGCCGATTCGCCCGCGGTTTCCGTCAACCCCGTCCGTCCAATGCCGAACGTTGGCGATCGATCGGACCCGTGGACGTGGCAGTCCGTCATTCCCTGGTGCTGGGCGATCGGAATGGGAGCCTTGTTGCTGAGGCTCGCCGCCGCTCGCGTGCTGCTGTGGCACACTGAACGCAGCTCGATGGTCCTGGCCCCATCGTGCAAACACCACAGGGACGTGGCAATACACGATTCGTTTTGCAATGCATGTTTGCAACTTGGGATCCGCGATTCGGTCACACTTTTGATTCATCCACAAAACAACATCCCAATTGTCTGGGGAATTCTGCGACATCGTTTGCTGCTTCCAGAAACAGCTCGACAATGGTCCAATGAGCAACTGCGATCGGTGTTGCTGCACGAGTTGGCTCATATCAAACGCCGCGATGCGTGGACGCAACTGTTGGCTCAGGCGGCTTGTGCATTGCATTGGTTCAATCCCCTGGTCTGGTTCGCCATGTGGCGACTGCATGTTGAGCGTGAACGAGCGTGTGATGATCTAGTGCTCGCCAGCGGAGTTCGCGCTTCCGCCTACGCCGAACATCTACTCGACGTGGCGACGCGGCTGAGTACCTCGCCTTGGACTCAAGTGAGCGGGTTGGCAATGGCTCGCAATTCGTCGCTTCACGACCGATTGTCGGCAGTCCTCCGCAAAAACCAAAATCGTCGCAGGGTGACAAGAGTGATTGCTCTTGTTTCCCTTAGTATCGGATGTGCCGTGGCAGTCCCCATTGCCATGCTTCACGCTGCACACACTCCACCGGGCGAGCAGACCGAGGATGATTCAGAGGAAAACGATGCGACCGGCAACGACGATGCAGCGGCGAAAGAGTTTGCTGACTATGACTGGTCCGATGGGCACGACGGACTCGAAATCCCTGTGTTCGCACTATGCACGGAGGTGTGGATCGATTTTCATGAACGGCATCTGGATTGGAGCGAACCGGTCAATGGGGTGCGTGCGGCGGTGGCGATTCGAAGGACCGCCGGCAAAGGCGTCGCCGGGAATGAACGCAAGATCTTTCTTGTGATTCAAAACGTATCCGACAAGCCCATTCGGTTTTGTGATACGGCGATTCAGGAAACCGATGTGCCGGCTGCGGGCGTCGAGGGTCGCAAGCTGTATCTGAAAGACAAAGGTGAAACCATGCTTGCCTTCCAGCGGTCGGTATCGACTCAGGCCGATCAGGTTTTGCAGCCTCGCCACATGCTTTCGATCGATATGTTTGATGCTGAAAAGCCAAATGCGCGGGGCCTCAAAACGGGCGATTTGATTGCCGAAGGGATCGTCAAAACACCCACGCAGTCGCTCTACGCCGTGCTGAAAATCGTTCACGCTCCGGAGGGAGCGTGGACCGGAAAGTTGACGACTCCGACAACTCGCGGAGCGTTTGCAGCGAAGGGGCCGACGCCAACCAGCAAGGAGGGGCAGGAGTTGTTTCGCTATTTCCTAGATCACGCTCGGTTGAACGGCGATATTCCGGGCGGGCTGCTCAGTCAATTGCAAGACCTGGTGCAGGAGTTCATTCGTCTGAACGAGGGCGATCAATACGGCGATCCGTACGCGAAGAAAATGCAGCCTCTATTAACGCAATTCGAGCACCAGGGTGATTGGAAACAGGCCGATGTTGTCAAACTGTTCGATGCCATCGCTGCGGTGACAACGATTCCGCTCGAACGCACCTTGGAGACGATTCGCGAAAACACGCTGCAGCGCGGCCAAGCCCTGCCGGCATCGTTACAAAATGCAAATTGGGGTGAAGCTCTGCCCAGCGGTCTGCGAATGGCATGGGTTCTGGAACCGCGAGAAGAAACATACGCTCTCGGCTCGTCATTGAAGTCGCGCGTGATCCTTTACAACTCCGGCACCGAACCGGTAGTTTTTGTAACCCGCAGCTTTCATCAGCCAGGGCACACGGCAGTGTCAGCCAGCGGTGAACCTCTGCCACTGGATTCGACCTTCTGGACGACACGCGGCCGTCCCGAGCCTTACCGTCTACGTCCGGGCGAAAGCTGTGAACTGTATGCTCCAGGGATCGGTATCGGGGCTCGCAACGATGCGAGCGAAGATTGGTCAAACGTCCGTGTTGGCACGTGGATACTGGCGAGTGAAGGCGACGAAGTTATCTTCCGGCCTGGCCAGATACCGCTTACCGGTGACCACAATGCAAAGATCGATCCAGACTGGTGGCTTGAATTTATCACCGCACGCATCGAGCGCGACACACCCTTGCCCGCCGATGCGAAGGAACGCGAGGTCATTTTGTTTCGCGTGATCTCGGATCTGTTTGGCAGCGCGCCGACTCCTGAAGAAGCCACCGCCTTCTTGTCCGACGATTCAGCTGATGCGGCGAGTAATCTAGCCAAACGTTTGTCGCAGCGCACCGGTTACAAGTCGGTCACCGGTTCGATCAAGAGCGGCGAAATCCAATTTCAAGTGGTGGCGGAAGATCCTAAAGCGGCAACGCGGCCCCGCGTCGCTATGAATCCTGGTCGCTACAATCTCGGCGACGCAATGCGGCTCGTTGTTACGCGTCGTCCGATCGGGCAGCGCATCGTCAACGAGGCGAACATCGTTTGGTATCCGCCGGGTAAAGCCAACGTCCCCACCGAAGTACCGTTGCCTGAGGGCTACAACACCTGGGCGGCTGGCTGGTCACCCGAAAGCACCGTGTTATGGGTGAGCCAAAAAGGTTTGCTCCGCAGTTACGACTTCACCGACAACGCTACGGTAAAGGAAACACGCTACCAAGGGGATCAAACGGCAACCGCTCCGATTCCAGCGGACGTTCGCGAAGCGATTCGTGTGGCGTTGGACAAAGCGGTTGGGCCTCAACAAAAGCAAGTTCCGGAACCGCCCGCCACCGAAGGCTGACTGCTGATTGAATCATTAGAAGTTTATAGGAGGCGGTGGGTGCACATCATAATTGTGCAATGACAAAACGCCTCGATGCTGCGAGGACTTGAGTAGAAGCCGCGAAGCGGCGGCGTGATGTAGCCATGGGCGCGAGCCCTGCTGATTACCCAATTCTTTTTTTGAAATCGCAAAAAAACACCGCGATTTCGGCACGCTTTTTGCGCCTCGTGTTACCTATTTTTACACGATAGGAGCGCGATTGATGACCATTGAACCAGCCACGATTGAGCACGAATTTGACACCATCGACTTCGGCCATAAAAGCCGTAACGATCGATCGAAAGAACTTCTCCAGGCCCTCTTCGCCAATCCTCAAGCGAGCATTAATGCGGCTTGCGATAAATGGTGTGCTGCGAAAGGGGCTTACCGGTTCTTGGATAACCCCAAGGCCGATAGCCAGGAAATTCTTGCTGCGCACCGTCGGGCGACGATCAAGCGGATCAAGTCCCAGAAGGTGGTTTGCGTGGCCCAAGACACGACGGAGTTAGACTTCAACGGTCACGCCCCCGACGATGTGAAGTGCCTAAACATGGCAGACCGACGGGGATTGTATGACCATAGCTCTGTAGCCTTTACGCCCGAGAAGCTTTGTCTGGGCGTGCTGGATGTGGAGTTCTTTGATCGTAGTGAAGACAGCCTAGGAAAGGGCAGTCAACGGAAGAGTGATCCGATCGAAGAGAAGGAAAGTTTTCGATGGCTTCAAGGCTATCGCCGATGCTGTGAATTGGCCTCACAGTGCCCGGAGACTCAAGTTGTTTCTTTAGCGGATCGCGAAGGTGACATCTACGACATCTTTGTTGAAGCTGAACAGCACGATAATCCGGCCGACTTCGTGATTCGCAGCAAGCAAGTCCGGTGTTTGCCTGAAAAAGACGACGAAGCCGGTGGCGACAGCTACAAGAA from Roseimaritima ulvae includes these protein-coding regions:
- a CDS encoding BlaI/MecI/CopY family transcriptional regulator; protein product: MPEPPKLSRRERQIMDAVFALGEATVKQVVEAISDAPTAMAVRRMMHILEEKGHLKRRESGRTVIYSPREPRVKAGRSALQNVLETFFGGSLEEALAAHLHSRKEEISDEEQSRLIALIEQAKREGR
- a CDS encoding M56 family metallopeptidase translates to MSLQYLLNATVVSAFSASGWWLVDAAIKGAALLVMAATVALALRRDSAATRHWVWFVAIVALLLVPWMSVLLPQWRVLPAWATISDTNRISTQIQIVDPMESVSVEALPMESFTSPPRTLGPLANLPTDVAEEPSSKLADSPAVSVNPVRPMPNVGDRSDPWTWQSVIPWCWAIGMGALLLRLAAARVLLWHTERSSMVLAPSCKHHRDVAIHDSFCNACLQLGIRDSVTLLIHPQNNIPIVWGILRHRLLLPETARQWSNEQLRSVLLHELAHIKRRDAWTQLLAQAACALHWFNPLVWFAMWRLHVERERACDDLVLASGVRASAYAEHLLDVATRLSTSPWTQVSGLAMARNSSLHDRLSAVLRKNQNRRRVTRVIALVSLSIGCAVAVPIAMLHAAHTPPGEQTEDDSEENDATGNDDAAAKEFADYDWSDGHDGLEIPVFALCTEVWIDFHERHLDWSEPVNGVRAAVAIRRTAGKGVAGNERKIFLVIQNVSDKPIRFCDTAIQETDVPAAGVEGRKLYLKDKGETMLAFQRSVSTQADQVLQPRHMLSIDMFDAEKPNARGLKTGDLIAEGIVKTPTQSLYAVLKIVHAPEGAWTGKLTTPTTRGAFAAKGPTPTSKEGQELFRYFLDHARLNGDIPGGLLSQLQDLVQEFIRLNEGDQYGDPYAKKMQPLLTQFEHQGDWKQADVVKLFDAIAAVTTIPLERTLETIRENTLQRGQALPASLQNANWGEALPSGLRMAWVLEPREETYALGSSLKSRVILYNSGTEPVVFVTRSFHQPGHTAVSASGEPLPLDSTFWTTRGRPEPYRLRPGESCELYAPGIGIGARNDASEDWSNVRVGTWILASEGDEVIFRPGQIPLTGDHNAKIDPDWWLEFITARIERDTPLPADAKEREVILFRVISDLFGSAPTPEEATAFLSDDSADAASNLAKRLSQRTGYKSVTGSIKSGEIQFQVVAEDPKAATRPRVAMNPGRYNLGDAMRLVVTRRPIGQRIVNEANIVWYPPGKANVPTEVPLPEGYNTWAAGWSPESTVLWVSQKGLLRSYDFTDNATVKETRYQGDQTATAPIPADVREAIRVALDKAVGPQQKQVPEPPATEG